The following coding sequences lie in one Arachis stenosperma cultivar V10309 chromosome 5, arast.V10309.gnm1.PFL2, whole genome shotgun sequence genomic window:
- the LOC130980984 gene encoding uncharacterized protein LOC130980984: MPAFIKYIKELLPRKSSLKGGQTIVLNKECSALIQHELPAKRRDPGSFHIPCAIGETMFDRALCDLGASINLLPLSLAKRLQINEIMPTDVVIRLADKTQKQAIGVVENVLLKVGKYFLPTDFVILDMEESHTHPIILGRPFLATARALIDVEKGELILRIHDEWLSFNVFKLSQEVDQEHKEPSKNQDEMLKEEASTEAHPTYLETPLVTEQGKQPLPQLKEKLEEPKPLEACEDNITITIGKEVIKSKAISKDTRKKVPRKWRNKKIPTEDFSPGDRVISAYFPDILPNLPIVPSQLPKVFTINKILSLEHAEIIDTTNGYKSTASGEDFKHYQPP, translated from the coding sequence ATGCCTGCATTCATCAAGTACATAAAGGAACTTCTTCCCAGGAAAAGCTCACTCAAAGGAGGCCAAACTATAGTGTTAaacaaggaatgtagtgccCTTATTCAACATGAATTGCCTGCAAAAAGAAgagacccagggagttttcacatCCCCTGTGCCATAGGGGAAACAATGTTCGATAGAGCACTCtgtgatttaggagcaagcatcaacttactGCCCCTATCCCTGGCGAAAAGGTTACAGATCAACGAGATAATGCCCACAGATGTGGTCATCAGACTGGCTGATAAGACTCAAAAgcaagcaataggagtggtGGAAAATGTGTTACTAAAGGTTGGGAAATACTTTCTCCCAACAGACTTTGTCATCTTGGACATGGAAGAAAGTCACACTCACCCAATCATAttgggaagacccttcctagctacggccagagcactcatagatgtggaGAAAGGGGAGCTAATATTGAGGATCCATGATGAATGGCTCAGCTTTAATGTCTTCAAACTCTCACAAGAAGTAGACCAAGAACACAAGGAACCAAGTAAAAACCAGGATGAGATGCtaaaggaggaagcaagcacAGAAGCACACCCAACCTATCTGGAGACCCCTTTGGTTACTGAACAAGGGAAACAGCCACTGCCACAGCTCAAGGAAAAGTTAGAGGAACCTAAACCTCTAGAGGCATGTGAAGACAACATCACAATTACCATAGGAAAGGAAGTCATCAAGAGCAAGGCAATATCAAAGGACACAAGGAAGAAGGTACCAAGGAAGTGGAGGAACAAAAAGATCCCTACGGAAGACTTTTCTCCAGGAGATAGAGTGATCTCAGCTTACTTTCCAGACATCCTCCCTAATCTCCCTATTGTACCATCTCAATTACCTAAAGTCTTCACAATCAACAAAATTCTCTCCCTGGAACATGCAGAGATCATTGATACAACCAATGGATACAAGTCCACAGCGAGTGGGGAGGACTTCAAGCATTACCAACCACCCTGA